The genomic stretch AGCAGGCGCAGGGTGCCGATGGCGTCGGCGTTGGCCGTGTACTCGGGGGTCTCGAAGGAGACGGCCACGTGGCTCTGGGCGGCGAGGTTGTAGATCTCGTCGGGCTGGACCTGCTGGACGATCCGGATCAGGTTGGTCGAGTCCGTCAGGTCGCCGTAGTGCAGGTGGAACCGGCGCTCGGTCTCGTGGGGGTCCTGGTACAGGTGGTCGATTCTCTGGGTGTTGAAGGACGAGGCGCGGCGCTTGATGCCGTGGACTTCGTAGCCCTTGGAAAGCAGAAGCCCGGCCAGGTACGAGCCATCTTGTCCGGTAATGCCAGTAATGAGTGCTCGCTTCATTCTTGGGTTTCTGTTCCTCTTCAAACCGTCATATTGACTGGATTAAGCGTACCGCTCCCATTATGGCATTTAACGTGATGAGCGGGGGTTACTTCCATCTTGAAGGGCAGGCCTCTTCCGAGGCCTGCCCTTCCGAAAGTATCGCCAGGCCTACTTGGACTGGGAAGTGCTGCCGCCGTTGCCGGTGCTGCTGTTCTCGCCCGAGGTACCAGTAGCGGGGCAACCTGCCAGGCTCACAACCACGAGCGAAAGAGCAGCGATCGCCAGAAGAACCTTCTTCATTTTGAAACAGTTTCCTTTCTGTAAAACACAGAGGCAAACAAGCCGCCTCCACTGTACCACGCCCCGAAAGGCCTGAAACCAAAGGGTATTAGCCTAACAGGCCCCTTCCATGCGCAGGATCACCTTCACTGTCTTTAACAAGATCAAAATATCCTGCCGTAGGGACCATCCCCTGATGTACTGGAGATCGAGAGCCAACATTGAGCGGAACGAGGAAAGCTCGCTCCGACCGCTGACCTGCCAGAGCCCCGTGGCCCCCGGCATGACCGAGAGGCGCTGCCACTGCTCGGGGGTGTAGCGGGCGACTTCTTCCGGCACAGGGGGGCGAGGGCCGACCAAGCTCATCTGACCGAGCAGGACATTCACGAACTGCGGAAACTCATCCAAGCTGGTACGGCGGATGAAACGGCCAACCCGCGTGACCCGGGGATCGTGCTTC from bacterium encodes the following:
- a CDS encoding GDP-mannose 4,6-dehydratase, encoding MKRALITGITGQDGSYLAGLLLSKGYEVHGIKRRASSFNTQRIDHLYQDPHETERRFHLHYGDLTDSTNLIRIVQQVQPDEIYNLAAQSHVAVSFETPEYTANADAIGTLRLL